CAGAAATTCCCCCCAAACTATCAGATTGGAACAACAAGTCAACGAGTTGGTTAACTCCATAAATTCTGAATACGGtaatttgaatttttctccCGTCCAGCATTACTATATGAGAATCCCTAAAGATGTATACTTGTCCTTACTAAGAGTTGCAGACTTATGTTTAATCACAAGTGTTAGAGACGGTATGAATACCACTGCTTTGGAATACGTCACTGTCAAATCGCACATGTCGAACTTTTTATGCTACGGAAATCCATTGATCTTAAGTGAGTTTTCTGGCTCTAGTAACGTATTGAAAGATGCCATTGTGGTTAACCCATGGGATTCGGTGGCCGTGGCTAAATCTATTAACATGGCTTTGAAATTGGACAAGGAAGAAAAGTCCAATTTAGAATCAAAATTATGGAAAGAAGTTCCTACAATTCAAGATTGGACTAATAAGTTTTTGAGTTCATTAAAGGAACAGGCGTCATCTAATGATGATAtggaaaggaaaatgacTCCAGCACTTAATAGACCTGTTCTTTTAGAAAATTACAAGCAGGCTAAGCGTAGAttgttcctttttgatTACGATGGTACTTTGACCCCAATTGTCAAAGACCCAGCTGCAGCTATTCCATCGGCAAGACTTTATACAATTCTACAAAAATTATGTGCTGATCCTCATAATCAAATCTGGATTATTTCTGGTCGTGACCAgaagtttttgaacaaGTGGTTAGGCGGTAAACTTCCTCAACTGGGTCTAAGTGCGGAGCATGGATGTTTCATGAAAGATGTTTCTTGCCAAGATTGGGTCAATTTGACCGAAAAAGTTGATATGTCTTGGCAAGTACGCGTCAATGAAGTGATGGAAGAATTTACCACAAGGACCCCAGGTTCATTCATcgaaagaaagaaagtcGCTCTAACTTGGCATTATAGACGTACCGTTCCAGAATTGGGTGAATTCCACGCCAAAGAactgaaagaaaaattgttaTCATTTACTGATGACTTTGATTTAGAGGTCATGGATGGTAAAGCAAACATTGAAGTTCGTCCAAGATTCGTCAACAAAGGTGAAATAGTCAAGAGACTAGTCTGGCATCAACATGGCAAACCACAGGACATGTTGAAGGGAATCAGTGAAAAACTACCTAAGGATGAAATGCCTGATTTTGTATTATGTTTGGGTGATGACTTCACTGACGAAGACATGTTTAGACAGTTGAATACCATTGAAACTtgttggaaagaaaaatatcctgaccaaaaaaatcaatggGGCAACTACGGATTCTATCCTGTCACTGTGGGATCTGCATCCAAGAAAACTGTCGCAAAGGCTCATTTAACCGATCCTCAGCAAGTCCTGGAGACTTTAGGTTTACTTGTTGGTGATGTCTCTCTCTTCCAAAGTGCTGGTACGGTCGACCTGGATTCCAGAGGTCATGTCAAGAATAGTGAGAGCAGTTTGAAATCAAAGCTAGCATCTAAAGCTTATGTTATGAAAAGATCGGCTTCTTACACCGGCGCAAAGGTTTGAAACACCCTTTTTAACGAAATGGTTATGACTAGACAGACATCTTACGTCTTACTCCTTCatgctttatttttttctttgtattgTATTTGAACAGTCAATATGTGGTGTTGCGACGAAggcatatatataatagtCTCAACCCACCATTTTCGAAGATTTACATACacattatatttttataaactTCCAATATGTAATAACTTTATATGATATGTAACTTCTCACTATTATCCTTACTATTAAACGGTTTTTAATAAATATCATTGTTCTTTGTTTTATtaatgagaaaaagaaatttaatACAATGTCCGGcgggaagaaaaaaaatcgatgaattaattgaaaaaaagtatctTTATCATGTGAACTGAGGAGAAGAACGGCATCTCGAAAAGAGCACGTCGAAACAGCGGTAGGTAAAAGAGGGTACTACCAGAGgtcttttctctttataCGTTAACCTCtcagctttttcttttgcaatTCAGGACACTTTAACTTGTAGTCACACGCTAGTCCACGTAGCAAAGTAAAACAGCACGAAAAAAGTGATTACAAATTTCAAGGGAGATATGATGGACTTAGATAAGATTATAGCATCACTGAGAGACGGAAAACATATTCCTGAAGAAACCGTTTTTAGGCTATGTTTAAATTCACAGGAACTATTAATGAATGAAGGCAATGTAACACAAGTCGATACACCGGTTACAATATGCGGTGATATACATGGCCAATTACACGATCTACTAACGCTCTTCGAAAAGAGTGGTGGTGTAGAGAAAACAAGgtatattttcttgggCGATTTTGTGGATAGGGGATTTTACTCATTGGAGAgttttttacttttactATGTTACAAATTAAGATATCCTGATAGGATTACTTTAATTAGAGGCAATCACGAAACCCGGCAAATTACTAAAGTATACGGATTTTACGATGAAGTAGTAAGAAAATATGGTAATAGTAACGTATGGAGGTACTGCTGTGAAGTTTTTGATTATTTATCATTGGGGGCAATAATAAACAATAGCATATTCTGTGTTCATGGTGGATTATCTCCGGATATGACCACGGTTGATGAAATACGAACAATAGACAGGAAACAAGAAGTTCCACATGAAGGTGCTATGTGTGACTTATTATGGAGCGACCCCGAAGACGTTGACACATGGTCATTATCACCAAGAGGTGCTGGATTTCTTTTCGGTAAAAGAGAAGTTGATCAATTCTTAGAGAAAAACAACGTTGAGTTAATTGCTAGAGCTCATCAGTTAGTGATGGAAGGTTACAAAGAAATGTTCGACGGTGGATTAGTGACAGTCTGGTCGGCACCGAATTACTGTTATCGTTGTGGTAATGTAGCAGCTGTATTGAAGATAGACGACGATTTGAATCGTGAATatacaatttttgaagCTGTTCAGGCACAAAATGAAGTCGGAAATGCTATAATTCCAACCAAAAAATCTCAAATGGACTATTTcttataaatttttaacAGGCACTCTAATTGTCAAGtgcatttttctttttttcttcataatgcaataaaggaaaaaaaattgtaatATTACATACTTCTTTTCACATCTTAGCTAATTAACAATATGGCTTTTGAATACTAATATATACCCAGCTACcgtttcttcttttattttttattcctttttttcttcagtagAATATGTTATAGATGCGGAGGTCCCCTAAGTTCTTCACGTGTTCTCTTCTCATCGCGTTTGATAtgaaaaatagaaaaaaatacatagTAGCATGACTAACTAATAATAAGCTCCGCTATCAAAGATGTCAAGTACATTAAGGAAAGCTTTTAGATAAGGAAAAGAACttattaataatatataatatgAAAATATGTCGCTTGGTATACCACTTTCCCAATTAATAGTAGAAAGTCCAAAGCCATTAAGTAGCGGCATCACAGGATTAGATGAGATATTAAACCTGGGATTCCAGGCAAGGTCGATCTACGAAATATTTGGGCCTCCGGGCATTGGCAAGACTAATTTTGGCATTCAATTGGTGTGTAATTCGTTAGAAGGCATACAACAATCGGAAATAAACGACGATAAAATTCTATGGATAGAAACATTTCAAGAAATGCCCATAAACATACTAAGAGAAcgctttcaaaaatttaaaatcGTGGAAGAAAATGTGAAGCGGGTCCGAATAACGAAATTTGGACAGCTATTATATTTCTTCCAGAATTTGTTCAAATTATCTCAAAGTGTGCGATATAAACTAGTTATAATTGATGGATTTTCTCAATTAGTCTGCGATCATCTGTGTACACTAAGTAAAAGAGGCGGCGGAATGATAGATAAAACTATACACGAGTTAAAATGTCGACATTTGATATTAATTTTTACGGTAATGACCAAATACACACATTCCACGGGTTCGACAATAATAGTTTTAAATGACTGTATGAACACCGCCTTCCAATCAAACGAATTCGAATCCTTGGAAGAATACTACGAAATTTTAGACGACGGATCTAACTTCTTTGTCAACTCTAACAACGAAAGGCGTAAGAACAATGTACATATATTGAAAAGCGCGCTCGTTGCCAATATCGCTATGGGAAGCAAGGATTCCACTTGGGAAGTATTTCTAAGAGACAGGATCGGCCTTTTTAGGGATTGGAATGAACAAGTGGACGAAACCGTTTTCgtgaaaagcaaaagagTGAAGGCGTCATCCTCGCAGAGTAACGAGGGATGTACTaccatcaaagaaatgagAATAAACAAACgaaactttgaaaacttGAGAATAGCtattgtttttaatttaCACGGCGAAgatagaaaaagagaaggaCGAAATTTAAAGCGGTCAAGAAGCAGCGACGATCGTAACTATATTGtcaaatttgattttgataaagCAACAGGTCAACTCCGCGATATAATTGATCTGAAACCTGATACTGCTAATATTGCCTCATTTCCAACATTATCAACAAGCAGCAGCAGTTGCTCACAAGTGTTTAACAATATTGACTCCAATGATAATCCATTACCAAATGCGGAGGGAAAGGAGGAGATAATTTATGATAGTGAAGGTTAAtagtaaaataaaaaaaccGAAAACcgaaaacaataaaaaatggaaaaacGACAACATTCCACCCAACAActacaaagaaaagttaAGGGTAATTTTACCTATTTAGGATTTTAATCTGTTGGAGTTAAGGTGAATACGTTTTTCCATATTGGGGTATGCAGCTCGAACCTAAAGTGGTATGTACACATCCCCTCAAGCACACCCATTACCCTTATAGGATTAATGTAAGCAACAGCTTACACGGAATTGGAAATACTATTCAACGATCCATGCATCTGCCAGATTCGGACATGCATATTCCCCAATTGGATATAGAAAATTAACGTAAGGCAGTATCTTTTCACAATGTACTTGCAACGCGGCGACTTAAAGTTGAAGTACAACCTGCAGCAGCGGCTTTTTGTACGGTACGCCAAACTGTCAATGGATAATATTGCGTAGACCGAAAAAGGTAATCCTCAACACTACCCGTGGTGGATGACCTAAAGCAGTAATATTGGTTGGAATTATCTCCCAGACGGCACCGTCTCCCCGAGAAAGCTTAGCCCCGAGGTCTACCTTCCATACACCACTGATTGCTCCACGTCATGCGGCCTTCTTTCGAGGACAAAAAGGCATATATCGCTAAAATTAGCCATCAGAACcgttattgttattatattttcattacgAAAGAGGAGAGGGCCCAGCGCGCCAGAGCACACACGGTCATTGATTACTTTATTTGGCTAAAGATCCATCCCTTCTCGATGTCATCTCTTTCCATTCTTGTGTATTtttgattgaaaatgattttttgtCCACtaatttctaaaaataaGACAAAAAGCCTTTAAGCAGTTTTTCATCCATTTTACTACGGTAAAATGAATTAGTACGGTATGGCTCCCAGTCGCATTATTTTTAGATTGGCCGTAGGGGCTGGGGTAGAACTAGAGTAAGGAACATTGCTCTGCCCTCTTTTGAACTGTCATATAAATACCTGACCTATTTTATTCTCCATTATCGTATTATCTCACCtctctttttctattcTCTTGTAATTATTGATTTATAGTCGTAACTACAAAGACaagcaaaataaaatacGTTCGCTCTATTAAGATGAAATTATCAACTGTCCTATTATCTGCCGGTTTAGCCTCGACTACTTTGGCCCAATTTTCCAACAGTACATCTGCTTCTTCCACCGATGTCACTTCCTCCTCTTCCATCTCCACTTCCTCTGGCTCAGTAACTATCACATCTTCTGAAGCTCCAGAATCCGACAACGGTACCAGCACAGCTGCACCAACTGAAACCTCAACAGAGGCTCCAACCACTGCTATCCCAACTAACGGTACCTCTACTGAAGCTCCAACCACTGCTATCCCAACTAACGGTACCTCTACTGAAGCTCCAACTGATACTACTACTGAAGCTCCAACCACCGCTCTTCCAACTAACGGTACTTCTACTGAAGCTCCAACTGATACTACTACTGAAGCTCCAACCACCGGTCTTCCAACCAACGGTACCACTTCAGCTTTCCCACCAACTACATCTTTGCCACCAAGCAACACTACCACCACTCCTCCTTACAACCCATCTACTGACTACACCACTGACTACACTGTAGTCACTGAATATACTACTTACTGTCCAGAACCAACCACTTTCACCACAAACGGTAAGACTTACACCGTCACTGAACCAACCACATTGACTATCACTGACTGTCCATGCACCATTGAAAAGCCAACAACCACATCAACCACCGAATACACTGTAGTCACTGAGTACACTACTTACTGTCCAGAACCAACCACTTTCACCACAAACGGTAAGACTTACACCGTCACTGAACCAACCACTTTGACTATCACTGACTGTCCATGTACTATTGAAAAGAGCGAAGCCCCTGAGTCTTCTGTCCCAGTTACCGAATCTAAGGGCACTACCACCAAAGAAACAGGTGTTACTACCAAACAAACCACAGCCAACCCAAGTCTAACCGTCTCCACAGTCGTCCCAGTTTCATCCTCTGCTTCTTCTCATTCCGTTGTCATCAACAGTAACGGTGCTAACGTCGTCGTTCCAGGTGCTTTAGGTTTGGCTGGTGTTGCTATGTTATTCTTATAAACGGTGGTGTTTGACACATCCGCCTTCTTAATGCTTTCTTTCAGTATtatgttatttttttgttattcgTTTTTCACTTCTAGGCTTTTTGACAGACTAGCCCCGTTATACCACCATCTTTGTGGGAAAGCCCCTAAATTGCCCTGAGCAGTATCGTTTCATGTCTAGTCTCTTTAAAGATGTTTCTTACGCGTTGCGTGTAAAACATCCTCTCATTCAAGACAGGGTTTTCTAAAAGCAATAGGGGTAGTTTAATAATTCTTATATAATCATCATATACACTATTTTTAGTTCTTAATTCTTTAATACAAACTTATTAATGTGCTCTCCATTGATCTCTTAATCAGGAGGCGATATATACCGGAAGCGGTGTACTTTTCTTCACCTCTTACTCAACTATGTTGATGTGCAAGTTTAACCACTCGTCGATATTATCTATTGCTATAACGAAAACTTTATTCGAGTTCACAGTGAAAAACTTCAGCACATTTATGGAAGATCTAAGCAAAATGGAGAACGCCAGTAGATGCGAACAACaaactttatcaaatttgaaatacCACTGCTTTGATAAGCTATGAGGATCCAGCTGTGCAAACCTATCATCCGAAAATTGCAAATGATCATCAACTTCATTTATTAGCACATCGtgtaattcttctttttcgtcAGTTTTTTCTAGTGCTTCATGAAAGTATTTACAAAACTCTTCACATGAGCAGAACCAGTGTGCGATATCTACGAGTATTGGTGGCGCTCCATCATTAGTATCCTTCACTATTAAGCGATACTCCAGGAGCGAATTAGATGAACCCTTATAAAATTCATCAACTAACACATCAATCAATGATGTATGCTCATTACCTTCCTTGTTATGGACTCTATCtaatatgtatataaacATGTCTGAAGATTCTAGTAATGAAATTGCTCGAATAAATAGTTCCCTTGGAAACATATAATATAAGAAGGATGCTATTGTATCATCCAGTTTTGTATCATCGTTTGTGTTAACCAGTTTAGCAAATAATTTAGAGTATTCTATTACATCCTTCGACATACTCACCCTTGTGACTTGTTCTTTTCTCcctatttcttcttcatcaccaaCACTTTTGCTTTACCGGCTTGACCTTAAATGGTTATTTTTTCCCGTATAATTCCAATATATCAGCGCATCTTGCTGATATTTTCTGTTCTATAACAATTTAATAAGGGCTGACAAACAAAAGTAATCACTTCGACAAGTACAAAATGGGTCTATTTAATAACTTCAAGTTTAAATATACAAGGGCGCAACTGGAGATCTTTagattttcattttgtttgCTAGCACCTGTTGCTGTAATGTACTATATTGGTACAGATactgataaaaaattaaatgttcCAGGGTTTTGGCCAGATCCTGCAACGTTGAACCAAATACCAAAAGAGCCTTATGAGATTAAAGCTGAACTGGCaaggatgaaaaaagaacGTTTAGAGAAAAGGCTTAGGTTGGAGAAAAAGATACAAGAGGAGTTTGGTTTAGACCTTGaggaggaaaaagaaaaaattaaacgGGATTTGGCTCTCAAAAAAGGatgagaaaagaaaacggtTAAAGATGTATACTTGCACCTGAccactttttcttccttatatttattattctaACATGTACATACCTGTATAGTCGTATTTCCACTAGATCATCACTTCCCCTCTATATTCATGTCTGACCTGGTTATGCAGGTCATGCTCTATTCAAAtagtattgaaaaagctgAATGAGCAATAATTACtgattttcttcttcatccataggattatatatattcttaGATAATAGCCTATTTAGCTCATGCTTAACAAATTCGACTTTCGAGGGATTTACTAAAAGATGGGTGTCATCCAACTCCTCTAGTACTATATCACTCATCTTGGCGTCAATTTGTAATATGAGCGCCTTGATGGATGGATCACATTGAACCAGTGCACCCTTTCTTGCTCTAGCCATTTTTTCGTTCTTTTACAAAAGTATCTTGGCTTTGTCTCTATTGGGAGTACACTTCTATCTTACTGCAGTTTGCtcgtcttttttcaataatacgatacaaaagaaaaattaaaaggGCTATTGAGACTGttgtaaaatatatatgcaaaataaaaaagcatTTTAACGAAGAGTATATACCTACTATTAGACATTAATGACTACAGATAatcatcagaatgattCTGTTTTGGATCAACAATCAGGCGAACGAACAATTGATGAGAGTAATTCCATCTCTGACGAGAATAATGTTGATAATAAGAGGGAAGACGTTAATGTAACTTCACCAACAAAAAGTGTTAGTTGCATATCACAAGCGGAAAATGGAGTAGCTTCTCGAACAGATGAGAGTACAATAACAGGAAGTGCGACGGATGCAGAAACaggtgatgatgatgatgatgatgatgatgacgatgatgaagatgaggatgacgaagatgagCCCCCCTTATTGAAGTACACACGAATTAGTCAACTCCCGaagaacttttttcaaCGAGACTCGATCTCTTCATGTTTATTTGGTGatactttttttgcatttggTACACACTCAGGCATTCTACACTTAACTACATGCGCGTTCGAACCCATTAAAACCATCAAATGCCATAGATCTTCGATACTTTGTATTAACACTGACGGAAAATATTTTGCTACGGGATCTATTGACGGGACAGTGATTATCGGATCGATGGATGATCCACAAAACATTACACAATACGATTTCAAAAGACCTATAAACTCTGTAGCGTTGCACTCAAATTTTCAAGCATCCAGAATGTTTGTTTCTGGTGGAATGGCTGGCGACGTTGTACTATCTCAGAGAAATTGGCTAGGAAATAGAATCGACATCGTTttaaacaagaagaaaaagaaaaaaacaagaaaagatgaCCTATCCTCTGATATGAAGGGCCCTATCATGGGAATTTATACTATGGGTGACCTTATATTATGGATGGATGATGATGGAATAACATTTTGCGATGTTCCTACAAGATCAcagcttttgaatattCCATTCCCCTCCAGAATTTTTAACGTACAGGATGTAAGGCCAGATCTATTTAGACCCCATGTTCATTTTTTAGAAAGTGATCGTGTCGTTATCGGATGGGGATCTAATATTTGGCTATTTAAAGTTTCCTTTACCAAGGATTCAAATTCGATCAAATCCGGTGACTCTAATTCTCAAAGTAATAATATGAGTCATTTTAACCCTACGACAAACATCGGATCTCTCTTGTCTAGTGCTGCATCGAGTTTTAGAGGGACACCTGATAAGAAAGTTGAATTAGAATGCCATTTTACTGTGTCAATGTTGATTACAGGGCTTGCATCGTTTAAGGATGATCAGTTATTATGCCTAGGTTTTGATATAGATATTGAAGAGGAAGCAACCatagatgaagatatgAAGGAGGGGAAGAATTTTAGCAAGCGGCCAGAAAACTTATTAGCCAAAGGGAATGCTCCAGAAttaaaaattgttgatCTTTTTAATGGTGATGAAATCTATAATGATGAAGTTATCATGAAAAACTATGAAAAATTGTCTATAAATGATTATCACCTCGGTAAACATATAGATAAAACAACACCAGAATACTATTTGATAAGTTCCAACGATGCCATCAGGGTTCAAGAGTTATCATTGAAGGATCATTTCGATTGGTTTATGGAAAGAAAGCAATATTATAAAGCTTGGAAAATCGGTAAATATGTAATTGGATCAGAAGAGAGGTTTAGTATAGGGTTGAAATTCCTCAACTCTTTAGTAACTAAAAAAGATTGGGGTACATTAGTGGACCActtaaatattattttcgaAGAAACTTTAAACTCATTGGATTCCAACTCATATGATGTCACTCAAAACGTGCTGAAAGAATGGGCAGATATAATAGAGATTTTGATTACATCAGGAAATATTGTAGAAATTGCGCCTTTGATTCCCAAGAAACCTGCCTTAAGAAAGTCGGTATATGACGATGTATTACATTACTTTTTGGCCAATGACATGATCAATAAGTTTCATGAGTATATTACTAAGTGGGATTTAAAGCTTTTTTCTGTGGAAGATTTCGAAGAAGAGCTAGAAACAAGAATAGAGGCTGCTAGTGAACCTACAGCTTCATCGAAGGAAGAAGGGTCTAATATTACCTATAGAACTGAGTTGGTGCATttatatttgaaagagaaTAAATATACCAAGGCTATACCGCACCTTTTGAAAGCTAAGGACTTAAGAGCTTTAACtattataaaaatacaaaatttATTGCCGCAGTATCTAGACCAGATAGTTGATATCATTCTTTTACCATATAAGGGTGAAATTTCCCATATTTCCAAACTAtcaatatttgaaattcaaacaaTTTTTAACAAACCAATAGACCTGTTGTTTGAAAATAGACACACCATATCAGTCGCTAGAATATACGAAATATTTGAACATGATTGTccaaaaagtttcaaaaagattttattttgttatttaataaaatttttagatACGGACGACTCGTTCATGATAAGTCCTTATGAAAATCAACTAATTGAACTTTATTCTGAATACGACCGACAAAGCCTTCTGCCTTTTCTGCAAAAGCACAATAACTATAATGTAGAGAGTGCCATCGAAGTCTGTTCATCGAAACTTGGTTTATATAATGAACTGATCTATTTGTGGGGGAAAATCGGTGAAACGAAGAAAGCATTGTCTTTGATTATTGACGAGTTAAAAAACCCGCAATTAGCTATAGATTTTGTTAAAAACTGGGGTGATTCAGAACTTTGGGAATTCATGATTAACTATAGTCTTGACAAACCTAATTTTACTAAAGCCATTTTAACATGTTCTGATGAGACCAGCGAAATTTACCTAAAAGTGATCAGAGGTATGTCCGATGATCTGCAAATTGACAACCTGCAGGATATTATTAAACATATCgttcaagaaaattcatTAAGCTTGGAAGTTAGAGATAATATTTTGGTTATCATTAATGATGAAACGAAAAAATTTGCCAATGAATTCCTGAAAATAAGAAGTCAAGGTAAATTGTTTCAAGTAGACGAAAGCGATATTGAAATTAATGACGACTTAAATGGTGTTTTATAATATCGAATCATCATTTAATACACAAGGCAAGTGTACACTTCAGGAATGTActgctgaaaaaaaaaaaaaaaaagaaaaaaaagaaaaagatatctTGGTTTGAATAAGTAAAATTAATAGAATCCAGTTTCCAGTGATCGGTACAGGctaaataataaatatctctacttttatttattcttttcgttttcttgTGTTCAGGATAGATCAAAGAGCAGTCAAAGGTCATCaggaaaatgataaattcaaaaaaccGAGAGTTAAAGGcaaaactacaaaaaagaGCAATGAATATCGAGATCTTATTAAGTTTATATCTAAAAAAAGCCTGTGTTACCAGGTAAGTGTAAGTTATTAGAGTCTGGGAGGTTTGAACCACCAGTCGGAAGGTCCAAGTTATTGGCGGAAGTTGCAGCTGCAGCTGCAGCCCCAGATAGAAGGGTTTCTAAATGGTCTTGTGCATTCTTACTGTTTATTTTAATGCTTTCGCTATTTAATTGTTTTCTAGTCTTTTTAATCCTTTTTAAAAGTGTCAAATAATTGAAATTAAGTTCatttattgtttctttcGTCAGTGATATTTCGTTTGATTCTGCATGTTTCATAATGG
This is a stretch of genomic DNA from Saccharomyces cerevisiae S288C chromosome IV, complete sequence. It encodes these proteins:
- the RAD55 gene encoding putative DNA-dependent ATPase RAD55 (Protein that stimulates strand exchange; stimulates strand exchange by stabilizing the binding of Rad51p to single-stranded DNA; involved in the recombinational repair of double-strand breaks in DNA during vegetative growth and meiosis; forms heterodimer with Rad57p) — its product is MSLGIPLSQLIVESPKPLSSGITGLDEILNLGFQARSIYEIFGPPGIGKTNFGIQLVCNSLEGIQQSEINDDKILWIETFQEMPINILRERFQKFKIVEENVKRVRITKFGQLLYFFQNLFKLSQSVRYKLVIIDGFSQLVCDHLCTLSKRGGGMIDKTIHELKCRHLILIFTVMTKYTHSTGSTIIVLNDCMNTAFQSNEFESLEEYYEILDDGSNFFVNSNNERRKNNVHILKSALVANIAMGSKDSTWEVFLRDRIGLFRDWNEQVDETVFVKSKRVKASSSQSNEGCTTIKEMRINKRNFENLRIAIVFNLHGEDRKREGRNLKRSRSSDDRNYIVKFDFDKATGQLRDIIDLKPDTANIASFPTLSTSSSSCSQVFNNIDSNDNPLPNAEGKEEIIYDSEG
- the TPS2 gene encoding trehalose-phosphatase TPS2 (Phosphatase subunit of the trehalose-6-P synthase/phosphatase complex; involved in the synthesis of storage carbohydrate trehalose; positive regulator of autophagy involved in the dephosphorylation of Rim15p leading to ATG8 induction; expression is induced by stress conditions and repressed by the Ras-cAMP pathway; protein abundance increases in response to DNA replication stress) → MTTTAQDNSPKKRQRIINCVTQLPYKIQLGESNDDWKISATTGNSALFSSLEYLQFDSTEYEQHVVGWTGEITRTERNLFTREAKEKPQDLDDDPLYLTKEQINGLTTTLQDHMKSDKEAKTDTTQTAPVTNNVHPVWLLRKNQSRWRNYAEKVIWPTFHYILNPSNEGEQEKNWWYDYVKFNEAYAQKIGEVYRKGDIIWIHDYYLLLLPQLLRMKFNDESIIIGYFHHAPWPSNEYFRCLPRRKQILDGLVGANRICFQNESFSRHFVSSCKRLLDATAKKSKNSSNSDQYQVSVYGGDVLVDSLPIGVNTTQILKDAFTKDIDSKVLSIKQAYQNKKIIIGRDRLDSVRGVVQKLRAFETFLAMYPEWRDQVVLIQVSSPTANRNSPQTIRLEQQVNELVNSINSEYGNLNFSPVQHYYMRIPKDVYLSLLRVADLCLITSVRDGMNTTALEYVTVKSHMSNFLCYGNPLILSEFSGSSNVLKDAIVVNPWDSVAVAKSINMALKLDKEEKSNLESKLWKEVPTIQDWTNKFLSSLKEQASSNDDMERKMTPALNRPVLLENYKQAKRRLFLFDYDGTLTPIVKDPAAAIPSARLYTILQKLCADPHNQIWIISGRDQKFLNKWLGGKLPQLGLSAEHGCFMKDVSCQDWVNLTEKVDMSWQVRVNEVMEEFTTRTPGSFIERKKVALTWHYRRTVPELGEFHAKELKEKLLSFTDDFDLEVMDGKANIEVRPRFVNKGEIVKRLVWHQHGKPQDMLKGISEKLPKDEMPDFVLCLGDDFTDEDMFRQLNTIETCWKEKYPDQKNQWGNYGFYPVTVGSASKKTVAKAHLTDPQQVLETLGLLVGDVSLFQSAGTVDLDSRGHVKNSESSLKSKLASKAYVMKRSASYTGAKV
- the PPH3 gene encoding phosphoprotein phosphatase PP4 catalytic subunit PPH3 (Catalytic subunit of protein phosphatase PP4 complex; Pph3p and Psy2p form active complex, Psy4p may provide substrate specificity; regulates recovery from the DNA damage checkpoint, the gene conversion- and single-strand annealing-mediated pathways of meiotic double-strand break repair and efficient Non-Homologous End-Joining (NHEJ) pathway; involved in activation of Gln3p to alleviate nitrogen catabolite repression; Pph3p and Psy2p localize to foci on meiotic chromosomes), whose protein sequence is MMDLDKIIASLRDGKHIPEETVFRLCLNSQELLMNEGNVTQVDTPVTICGDIHGQLHDLLTLFEKSGGVEKTRYIFLGDFVDRGFYSLESFLLLLCYKLRYPDRITLIRGNHETRQITKVYGFYDEVVRKYGNSNVWRYCCEVFDYLSLGAIINNSIFCVHGGLSPDMTTVDEIRTIDRKQEVPHEGAMCDLLWSDPEDVDTWSLSPRGAGFLFGKREVDQFLEKNNVELIARAHQLVMEGYKEMFDGGLVTVWSAPNYCYRCGNVAAVLKIDDDLNREYTIFEAVQAQNEVGNAIIPTKKSQMDYFL